From one Leifsonia soli genomic stretch:
- a CDS encoding ATP-binding protein — MPRGRLRVMLGAAPGVGKTFAMLEEGERLRALGKDVVVAVVETHGRAATAALVSTLEVVPRRTVEHRGVTLTELDLDAVLRRNPRVALVDELAHTNAPGSEHAKRWQDVDTLLEAGIDVISTVNIQHIESLNDVVEQITGVPQRETIPDAVLRRADRIELVDLAPQALRDRLADGLVYPEARVDAALSNYFRLGNLTALRELALLWLADEVDNALLQYRAEHGIAGTWEARERVVVALTGGPEGETLLRRGARIAARSAGGELLAVHVTSQDGLREAQPGALAAQRALVEQLGGSYHQVVGDDIPRALVEFARGESATQLVIGVSRRSRLAALLTGPGIGATVIRESGDIDVHIVSHARAGGRFSLPRPRGGLTVRRRVYGFALAVIGGPLLTLLLTSVRSSESMTADVLSYQLLVVLVALVGGIWPALFAALLSGLTLDFFFVDPLYTITVGEPLHLLALILFVIIAALVSLVVDQAARRSRAALRAAAEAELLATVAGGVIRGEDALQALVARTREAFGLSAVRLVVTDPDGGPAVVAADGEATASEPVQRIPVGPGAADDRNGAGGRAAGASGPRETATLELHGRDLEASDRRLLSAIVAQLEAALEHRRLTATAAELAPLAEADRVRSALLAAVGHDLRRPLAAATAAVTTLRQSDLALGDDDREALLETAEDSLHSLASLVTDLLDASRVQAGALAVSLAPTEVDDVVLPALDELGVGPGDVELDLSAQVPPMLADGVLLQRVIVNLLGNALRYSPPDARPVLAASEFGGMVQLRVIDRGPGIPAERREAVFAPFQRLSDTDNGAGIGLGLALSKGFVEGMGGTLEAEDTPGGGLTMVVSLPAARKVDE; from the coding sequence ATGCCGCGGGGTCGCCTCCGGGTGATGCTGGGTGCCGCCCCGGGCGTGGGCAAGACGTTCGCCATGCTCGAAGAGGGCGAGCGGCTCCGCGCGCTCGGGAAGGACGTCGTGGTCGCCGTCGTGGAGACCCACGGCCGCGCGGCGACGGCCGCGCTCGTCAGCACGCTCGAGGTCGTGCCGCGGCGCACGGTGGAGCATCGCGGTGTCACGCTCACCGAACTCGACCTGGATGCGGTGCTGCGTCGCAACCCCCGGGTCGCGCTGGTCGACGAGCTCGCTCACACCAACGCTCCCGGCTCGGAGCACGCGAAGCGCTGGCAGGACGTCGACACGCTGCTGGAGGCGGGGATCGACGTGATCTCGACCGTCAACATCCAGCACATCGAGTCGCTGAACGACGTGGTCGAGCAGATCACCGGGGTGCCGCAGCGCGAGACCATCCCGGATGCGGTGCTGCGGCGCGCCGACCGCATCGAGCTGGTCGACCTGGCCCCGCAGGCGCTGCGCGACCGGCTGGCCGACGGACTGGTGTACCCGGAGGCGCGCGTCGATGCCGCGCTGTCGAACTACTTCCGCCTCGGCAACCTGACCGCCCTGCGCGAACTGGCGCTGCTCTGGCTCGCCGACGAGGTGGACAACGCGCTGCTGCAGTACCGCGCCGAGCACGGCATCGCCGGAACGTGGGAGGCGCGGGAGCGCGTCGTCGTCGCGCTCACCGGCGGTCCGGAGGGCGAGACGCTGCTCCGGCGCGGCGCGCGCATCGCGGCGCGGAGCGCGGGCGGCGAGCTGCTCGCCGTGCACGTGACCAGTCAGGACGGCCTGCGCGAGGCACAGCCCGGCGCTCTCGCGGCGCAGCGAGCGCTGGTCGAGCAGCTCGGCGGCAGCTACCACCAGGTGGTCGGCGACGACATCCCGCGCGCGCTCGTCGAGTTCGCACGCGGTGAGAGCGCCACCCAGCTGGTGATCGGCGTGTCCCGCCGCAGCCGGCTGGCCGCGCTGCTGACCGGGCCGGGGATCGGCGCGACCGTCATCCGCGAATCCGGCGACATCGACGTGCACATCGTGTCGCACGCGCGCGCCGGAGGGCGGTTCTCGCTGCCGCGGCCGCGCGGCGGACTCACCGTGCGCCGCCGGGTGTACGGATTCGCCCTCGCCGTGATCGGCGGTCCGCTCCTGACGCTGCTGCTCACCAGCGTCCGGTCGAGCGAGTCGATGACGGCGGATGTGCTCAGCTATCAGCTGCTCGTCGTCCTCGTCGCCCTCGTCGGCGGGATCTGGCCGGCCCTCTTCGCGGCGCTGCTCTCCGGGCTGACGCTCGACTTCTTCTTCGTCGACCCGCTCTACACCATCACCGTCGGCGAGCCGCTGCACCTGCTCGCGCTCATCCTGTTCGTCATCATCGCGGCGCTCGTCAGCCTGGTGGTCGACCAGGCGGCCCGTCGCAGCCGTGCTGCTCTCCGGGCCGCGGCCGAGGCGGAACTGCTGGCGACCGTCGCCGGGGGCGTCATCCGCGGCGAGGATGCGCTGCAGGCGCTCGTGGCCCGCACCCGGGAGGCGTTCGGGCTGAGCGCGGTCCGGCTGGTGGTCACCGACCCGGACGGCGGACCGGCCGTCGTGGCCGCCGATGGCGAGGCGACCGCGTCGGAGCCGGTGCAGCGGATCCCGGTCGGCCCCGGCGCCGCCGACGACCGGAACGGCGCGGGCGGTCGAGCGGCCGGCGCATCCGGGCCGCGCGAGACCGCGACCCTCGAGCTGCACGGCCGCGACCTGGAGGCGAGCGACCGCCGGCTGCTGTCGGCCATCGTCGCCCAGTTGGAGGCCGCCCTCGAGCACCGCCGCCTGACGGCCACCGCCGCCGAGCTGGCGCCCCTCGCCGAAGCCGACCGCGTGCGCAGCGCCCTGCTCGCCGCCGTCGGACACGATCTCCGCCGTCCGCTCGCCGCAGCGACCGCCGCGGTGACCACGCTGCGCCAGTCCGACCTCGCCCTCGGCGACGACGACCGGGAGGCGCTGCTCGAGACCGCGGAGGACAGCCTCCATTCGCTCGCCTCGCTCGTCACCGACCTGCTCGACGCCAGCCGCGTGCAGGCCGGGGCGCTCGCGGTCTCCCTCGCTCCGACCGAGGTCGACGACGTGGTGCTGCCGGCCCTGGACGAGCTGGGAGTCGGCCCCGGCGACGTGGAGCTGGACCTGAGCGCACAGGTGCCGCCGATGCTGGCCGACGGCGTCCTGCTGCAGCGCGTGATCGTCAACCTGCTGGGCAACGCCCTCCGCTACAGCCCGCCGGACGCCCGGCCGGTGCTCGCCGCCAGCGAGTTCGGCGGGATGGTGCAGCTGCGCGTCATCGACCGCGGGCCGGGCATCCCCGCCGAGCGCCGCGAGGCCGTGTTCGCCCCGTTCCAGCGGCTCTCGGACACCGACAACGGGGCCGGGATCGGCCTGGGGCTCGCCCTCTCGAAGGGATTCGTCGAGGGGATGGGAGGGACGCTCGAGGCGGAGGACACGCCGGGCGGCGGCCTCACCATGGTCGTGTCCCTCCCCGCAGCACGGAAGGTGGACGAGTGA
- a CDS encoding response regulator, translating into MKVLIADDDPQILRALRILLTARGYHVLTARTGAEALSVAVDQHPDLVMLDLGMPELNGIEVIEGLRGWTSVPILVVSGRTGSGDKVDALDAGADDYVTKPFAADELLARIRALTRRQSTTADEPTVTFGDVTVDLAAHQVTRRDGGEAHPVRLTPTEWQILEVLLRNPRRLVTRQSLLTQVWGPQFTTDTGYLRLYLSQLRKKLEPEPSRPRYLLTEPGMGYRFTPDGADADAP; encoded by the coding sequence GTGAAGGTCCTGATCGCCGACGACGACCCGCAGATCCTGCGGGCGCTCCGCATCCTGCTCACCGCGCGCGGCTACCACGTGCTCACGGCCCGCACCGGCGCCGAGGCGCTGAGCGTCGCCGTCGACCAGCATCCCGACCTGGTGATGCTCGATCTGGGCATGCCCGAGCTGAATGGCATCGAGGTCATCGAGGGGCTCCGCGGCTGGACGAGCGTCCCCATCCTCGTCGTCTCCGGCCGCACCGGCTCCGGCGACAAGGTCGACGCGCTCGACGCCGGGGCCGACGACTACGTCACCAAGCCGTTCGCGGCGGACGAGCTGCTCGCCCGCATCCGCGCTCTCACCCGGCGTCAGAGCACCACGGCGGACGAGCCGACCGTGACCTTCGGCGACGTGACGGTCGACCTGGCCGCGCACCAGGTGACGCGGCGCGACGGAGGCGAGGCCCATCCGGTCCGGCTGACACCGACGGAGTGGCAGATCCTGGAGGTGCTGCTGCGGAACCCGCGGCGCCTGGTGACGCGCCAGTCCCTCCTGACCCAGGTGTGGGGTCCGCAGTTCACGACGGACACCGGCTACCTGCGGCTCTACCTCTCACAGCTGCGGAAGAAGCTGGAGCCGGAGCCGTCGCGGCCGCGCTACCTGCTGACGGAGCCCGGCATGGGCTACCGGTTCACGCCCGACGGAGCCGACGCCGACGCGCCCTGA
- a CDS encoding DUF7581 domain-containing protein — protein sequence MKASPADQNELLRLQAADTRLAQLAHATKNLPQSAELVKLQPEVEALRARWIAATGELEDARAELKRIESDVQIVDARAKRDSDRVQQSASMKDVQALEAELASLAKRKNDLEEIELTVMQRVEDLEQALAGVEGERAELGARVAALEAQRDEEAGKLEVQRTALAKDRATMAEALPADLIELYERQRARYGVGAAALIRGVSMGSNVKLTESDLSDIRRAAADDVVLCPDSGAILVRGEDSGL from the coding sequence GTGAAAGCCAGTCCCGCCGACCAGAACGAGCTCCTGCGCCTCCAGGCCGCCGACACCCGCCTGGCGCAGCTCGCGCACGCCACGAAGAACCTGCCGCAGTCGGCCGAGCTCGTGAAGCTGCAGCCGGAGGTCGAGGCGCTGCGCGCGCGCTGGATCGCCGCGACCGGCGAACTGGAGGACGCCAGGGCCGAGCTCAAGCGCATCGAGTCGGACGTCCAGATCGTCGACGCGCGGGCGAAGCGCGACTCGGACCGCGTGCAGCAGTCCGCCTCGATGAAGGACGTGCAGGCGCTCGAAGCGGAGCTCGCGTCCCTCGCCAAGCGCAAGAACGACCTGGAGGAGATCGAGCTCACCGTCATGCAGCGCGTGGAGGACCTCGAGCAGGCGCTCGCCGGGGTCGAGGGGGAGCGCGCCGAGCTGGGTGCGCGCGTCGCCGCCCTCGAAGCGCAGCGCGACGAGGAGGCGGGCAAGCTGGAGGTGCAGCGCACGGCGCTGGCGAAGGACCGCGCCACCATGGCGGAGGCGCTGCCGGCCGATCTGATCGAACTGTACGAGCGCCAGCGCGCCCGCTACGGTGTGGGCGCCGCCGCGCTCATCCGCGGCGTCTCGATGGGGTCGAACGTGAAGCTGACCGAGTCGGACCTCTCCGACATCCGTCGTGCCGCGGCCGACGATGTCGTGCTGTGCCCGGACAGCGGCGCCATCCTGGTGCGCGGTGAGGACTCCGGACTCTGA
- a CDS encoding Nif3-like dinuclear metal center hexameric protein translates to MPHTLASVRDTIEQLWPLAGAESWDAVGLVTGDPDAAIERILLSVDAVAATVDEAVELGADLLVSHHPLLLRGVTSIAEDRYKGALLARLIRGGVALYAAHTTADVVADGTSDVLAARLGLRDTRPISPSADGVTGIGRVGDLPQPTTLGQLARALAEVLPPTAGGVRASGDYHQPVTRVAVCGGAGDSLLGSDAVRGADVYITADLRHHPASEAREQAVLGGGPALLDVSHWASEWLWLDTAAEQLRTALPGVEVVVSELRTDPWDFVILQ, encoded by the coding sequence GTGCCGCACACCCTCGCCTCCGTCCGTGACACCATCGAGCAGCTCTGGCCGCTCGCGGGTGCCGAGAGCTGGGATGCGGTCGGGCTGGTGACGGGCGATCCCGACGCCGCGATCGAGCGCATCCTGCTGTCGGTGGATGCGGTGGCGGCCACCGTGGACGAAGCGGTCGAACTCGGCGCCGACCTCCTGGTGTCCCACCATCCGCTGCTGCTCCGCGGCGTCACGAGCATCGCGGAGGACCGCTACAAGGGCGCACTGCTCGCCCGGCTGATCCGCGGCGGCGTCGCCCTGTACGCCGCGCACACCACCGCCGACGTGGTCGCAGACGGAACCAGCGACGTGCTCGCGGCACGCCTCGGCCTCCGCGACACCCGGCCCATCTCGCCGTCGGCCGACGGCGTGACGGGCATCGGGCGCGTCGGCGACCTGCCGCAGCCCACGACGCTCGGCCAGCTCGCCCGCGCGCTCGCCGAGGTGCTCCCGCCCACGGCCGGGGGAGTCCGGGCCTCCGGCGACTATCACCAGCCGGTCACCCGGGTGGCCGTCTGCGGCGGCGCGGGCGACTCCCTGCTCGGGAGCGACGCCGTCCGCGGCGCCGACGTCTACATCACCGCCGACCTGCGGCACCATCCCGCCTCCGAAGCGCGCGAGCAAGCCGTGCTCGGCGGCGGTCCCGCTCTGCTCGACGTCTCGCACTGGGCGAGCGAATGGCTCTGGCTCGACACCGCCGCTGAGCAGCTCCGCACGGCGCTGCCCGGAGTGGAGGTCGTCGTCAGCGAGCTCCGCACCGACCCCTGGGATTTCGTCATCCTGCAATGA
- a CDS encoding purine-cytosine permease family protein gives MDRGAADRHSDDELASVLEDEVARITSAIPIIRSEAPRVEQEEAAGGDDPADGADGDADDDAHGDTDDDADEGSGPPTQAISFDDLPVRREPTGPQPTFSPWVATAAIPIQRSEREPAPHTGAHALPAAEREPEATDELHRPGRHASAPSPERGPEPAPDREPEPAVAPPAYPPLVRAEPLGLVPEELAPRDSEPVPVVPAVPLVTPAAAAAPIAPETSAAGGARDDEGAPTVTPVAVTASPAATGDVAAVAAPAAASAASPGRIRGLFAPESADLEPTPVDLRVGRASRMFWLWFAATSSLISVGVGATLFVLGLSLRQLLVATLVGVALSFLPLGLGTLAGKWSGQPTLVVSRASFGLVGNIVPTFLALIVKLFWGSVLLWLAGSAAGALTVSENWPGNAVLATSAALAVTILVAVAIAYVGYALVARVQLVLTIASAALIALMVAATWRHVDVSRALAVPDALWTHVVTGAVLVFSYVGLAWAMSGAEVARYQRPLSSGGAAMLWATFGAGVPPLLLVSYGGLLAASNPGLGPELARDPVRGLVQLGLPAWYPAPLLLAVGLSLVSALVLTVYSAGFTLDASGVKLGRRWSTLIAGAAIAAVGVALAATVTDLSTVIRGVPTALSVPVAAWVGVFSGEMMLRTRRFHQASLLTRGGVYPDWRWTNLALLAGATAVGLGTVSSPLPWLAWEGYLFRLVGVDPNAGIGASNIGVVIALAIGMFGVLVTAVPAVRKQEAAAA, from the coding sequence ATGGACCGGGGAGCGGCCGATCGGCACAGCGACGACGAGCTGGCGAGCGTGCTCGAGGACGAGGTCGCGCGCATCACGTCTGCCATCCCGATCATCCGTTCCGAGGCGCCGCGCGTGGAGCAGGAGGAGGCGGCAGGCGGCGACGACCCGGCCGACGGGGCAGACGGCGACGCGGATGACGACGCGCACGGCGACACGGATGACGACGCGGACGAGGGGAGCGGCCCGCCGACGCAGGCCATCAGCTTCGACGATCTCCCGGTCCGCCGGGAGCCGACCGGGCCCCAGCCGACCTTCAGCCCGTGGGTGGCGACGGCGGCCATCCCGATCCAGCGCAGCGAGCGGGAGCCGGCGCCGCACACGGGCGCTCACGCGCTGCCGGCGGCGGAACGGGAGCCGGAAGCCACGGACGAGCTGCACCGGCCGGGCCGCCATGCCTCTGCGCCGTCGCCGGAGCGCGGTCCGGAGCCGGCGCCGGACCGCGAGCCGGAGCCGGCCGTCGCCCCGCCGGCCTATCCGCCGCTCGTCCGCGCCGAGCCGCTCGGACTCGTGCCGGAGGAGCTGGCTCCGCGCGACTCGGAACCGGTTCCGGTCGTCCCGGCTGTCCCGCTCGTGACGCCTGCCGCCGCCGCGGCGCCGATCGCGCCAGAGACATCTGCCGCCGGCGGCGCGCGTGACGACGAGGGCGCCCCGACCGTGACACCCGTCGCCGTCACGGCATCCCCTGCCGCCACCGGCGATGTGGCCGCCGTGGCCGCCCCCGCAGCCGCGTCCGCCGCCTCCCCGGGTCGGATCCGCGGGCTCTTCGCCCCCGAGTCCGCCGACCTCGAACCCACTCCCGTGGATCTCCGAGTCGGACGCGCATCCCGGATGTTCTGGCTCTGGTTCGCCGCCACCTCCTCTCTGATCAGCGTCGGGGTCGGCGCGACGCTCTTCGTGCTCGGACTGAGCCTGCGGCAGCTGCTCGTCGCCACCCTCGTCGGCGTCGCGCTGTCCTTCCTGCCGCTCGGTCTCGGAACCCTCGCCGGCAAGTGGAGCGGCCAGCCCACCCTCGTCGTGTCGCGGGCGTCGTTCGGGCTCGTCGGGAACATCGTCCCGACCTTTCTGGCGCTGATCGTCAAGCTGTTCTGGGGGTCCGTGCTGCTCTGGCTCGCGGGATCGGCCGCCGGCGCCCTGACCGTCTCGGAGAACTGGCCGGGGAACGCGGTCCTCGCGACGTCCGCGGCGCTCGCCGTGACCATCCTGGTCGCGGTGGCGATCGCCTACGTCGGCTATGCGCTCGTCGCGCGGGTGCAGCTGGTGCTGACCATCGCCTCCGCCGCGCTCATCGCCCTGATGGTGGCCGCGACATGGCGACATGTGGATGTGTCCCGCGCGCTCGCCGTGCCCGACGCGCTGTGGACGCACGTCGTCACGGGCGCCGTCCTCGTGTTCAGCTATGTCGGACTGGCATGGGCGATGAGCGGCGCCGAGGTCGCGCGCTACCAGCGCCCGCTCTCGTCCGGGGGTGCGGCGATGCTGTGGGCGACGTTCGGGGCCGGGGTGCCTCCGCTCCTGCTGGTGTCGTACGGCGGGCTGCTGGCCGCATCCAACCCGGGTCTCGGGCCCGAGCTCGCGCGCGATCCGGTCCGGGGCCTCGTGCAGCTCGGACTGCCCGCGTGGTATCCCGCGCCGCTGCTGCTCGCGGTGGGCCTGTCGCTGGTGTCCGCTCTGGTGCTGACGGTCTACTCCGCGGGCTTCACCCTCGATGCCTCCGGTGTGAAGCTCGGGCGTCGCTGGAGCACGCTGATCGCGGGAGCCGCCATCGCCGCGGTCGGCGTCGCCCTGGCCGCGACGGTGACCGACCTCTCCACGGTCATCCGCGGGGTCCCCACCGCTCTCTCGGTTCCGGTCGCGGCGTGGGTGGGCGTGTTCTCCGGCGAGATGATGCTGCGCACCCGGCGCTTCCACCAGGCGTCGCTGCTCACCCGCGGGGGCGTCTACCCGGACTGGCGGTGGACCAACCTCGCCCTGCTGGCAGGAGCGACGGCCGTCGGGCTCGGCACCGTCAGCTCGCCGCTGCCGTGGCTGGCGTGGGAGGGCTACCTGTTCCGGCTGGTGGGCGTCGACCCGAACGCGGGGATCGGCGCGAGCAACATCGGCGTGGTCATCGCTCTGGCGATCGGGATGTTCGGGGTGCTCGTGACCGCCGTTCCCGCGGTGCGGAAGCAGGAGGCGGCAGCGGCCTGA
- a CDS encoding thymidylate synthase, with amino-acid sequence MSQIATPYEDLLRDVLTNGTHKSDRTGTGTRSVFGRQLRFDLADGFPLITTKRVHFKSIAYELLWFLRGESNVAWLRENGVTIWDEWADADGELGPVYGVQWRSWPAPDGRHIDQIQQVIDTLRSDPDSRRIIVSAWNVADIPNMALAPCHAFFQFYVADGKLSCQLYQRSADMFLGVPFNIASYALLTLMVAQQVGLEPGEFVWTGGDVHIYDNHIEQVTEQLTRDPYPAPTLRFARKPDSIFDYRFEDFVVEDYQHHPAIRAAVAV; translated from the coding sequence GTGAGCCAGATTGCGACCCCGTACGAGGACCTCCTGCGCGACGTGCTGACGAACGGCACCCACAAATCCGATCGGACGGGGACGGGGACGCGCAGCGTCTTCGGCCGGCAGCTGCGGTTCGACCTCGCCGACGGCTTCCCGCTGATCACCACGAAGCGCGTCCACTTCAAGTCGATCGCGTACGAGCTGCTGTGGTTCCTGCGCGGCGAGAGCAACGTCGCCTGGCTGCGCGAGAACGGCGTCACCATCTGGGACGAGTGGGCGGACGCCGACGGCGAGCTCGGCCCGGTCTACGGGGTCCAGTGGCGGTCCTGGCCGGCGCCGGACGGCCGGCACATCGACCAGATCCAGCAGGTCATCGACACCCTCCGCAGCGACCCCGACTCGCGCCGCATCATCGTCTCCGCGTGGAACGTCGCCGACATCCCGAACATGGCGCTCGCTCCCTGCCACGCGTTCTTCCAGTTCTACGTCGCCGACGGCAAGCTCTCCTGCCAGCTGTACCAGCGCAGCGCGGACATGTTCCTCGGCGTCCCGTTCAACATCGCCTCCTACGCGCTGCTGACCCTCATGGTCGCCCAGCAGGTGGGCCTCGAGCCCGGAGAGTTCGTCTGGACCGGCGGCGACGTCCACATCTACGACAACCACATCGAGCAGGTGACCGAGCAGCTCACGCGCGACCCCTATCCCGCGCCGACGCTGCGCTTCGCACGCAAGCCGGACAGCATCTTCGACTACCGCTTCGAGGACTTCGTGGTCGAGGACTACCAGCACCACCCGGCGATCCGGGCCGCCGTCGCCGTATGA
- a CDS encoding dihydrofolate reductase has translation MTIALIWAQAHDRVIGAGGVMPWHLTEDLRHFRALTGDDPVVMGRRTWESLPERYRPLPGRDNIVVTRRSDWAAPGAIVTHSVEEALASAADSPTVWVIGGAELYRQTLPTADRLEVTEIDLDIAGDTRAPEPGDGWDIDAGDWLTGSNGMRYRFVSYTR, from the coding sequence ATGACGATCGCACTGATCTGGGCGCAGGCCCATGACCGGGTGATCGGCGCGGGCGGCGTGATGCCCTGGCACCTCACCGAGGACCTCCGCCACTTCCGCGCCCTCACCGGCGACGATCCGGTGGTGATGGGGCGCCGCACCTGGGAGTCGCTTCCCGAGCGCTACCGGCCGCTCCCCGGCCGCGACAACATCGTGGTGACGCGCCGGAGCGACTGGGCGGCGCCCGGCGCGATCGTGACGCACTCGGTGGAGGAGGCCCTCGCTTCGGCGGCGGACTCCCCCACCGTCTGGGTGATCGGCGGCGCCGAGCTGTACCGGCAGACGCTGCCGACGGCCGACCGGTTGGAGGTCACCGAGATCGACCTCGACATCGCGGGCGACACCCGTGCTCCGGAGCCGGGCGACGGCTGGGACATCGACGCGGGCGACTGGCTCACCGGCTCGAACGGGATGCGCTACCGCTTCGTCAGCTACACGCGCTGA
- a CDS encoding DUF1345 domain-containing protein has product MTTAIGSGVVVAVVVGLLNAWHYAAIAGWAAACIVYIAWVWLSVWRLDADTTKDHATLEDPGRRTTDLLLILASVASVVAVVFILVDAKSLKGGAQLGVALLAIVSVALSWTLVHTVYTLRYARIYYRTGGGIDFNQEEPPRYSDFAYLAFTLGMTFQVSDTNIQNAFIRATVLRHTLLSYVFGTVIVAATVNLVAGLT; this is encoded by the coding sequence ATGACGACCGCCATCGGCTCCGGAGTGGTGGTCGCCGTGGTCGTCGGGCTGCTGAACGCCTGGCATTACGCGGCCATCGCGGGGTGGGCGGCCGCCTGCATCGTCTACATCGCCTGGGTCTGGCTGTCCGTCTGGCGGCTCGACGCCGACACCACGAAGGACCACGCCACGCTGGAGGATCCGGGCCGGCGCACCACCGACCTGCTGCTGATCCTCGCGTCGGTGGCGAGCGTGGTGGCCGTCGTCTTCATCCTGGTCGATGCGAAATCTCTCAAGGGCGGAGCGCAGCTCGGCGTGGCGCTGCTGGCGATCGTGAGCGTCGCCCTCTCCTGGACGCTCGTGCACACCGTGTACACGCTCCGCTACGCCCGCATCTACTACCGGACGGGCGGCGGCATCGACTTCAACCAGGAGGAACCCCCGCGGTACAGCGACTTCGCGTACCTGGCATTCACGCTCGGGATGACGTTCCAGGTGTCGGACACGAACATCCAGAACGCGTTCATCCGTGCGACGGTGCTGCGGCACACGCTGCTCTCGTACGTGTTCGGGACGGTCATCGTCGCCGCGACGGTCAACCTGGTCGCCGGGCTGACCTGA
- a CDS encoding aminotransferase class I/II-fold pyridoxal phosphate-dependent enzyme: protein MTSAAHSASALRPSPLADLDTAALREAHSAFARAYDDLKAAGLKLDLTRGKPSAEQLDLSDDLLHLPDGRYRDAAGTDLRNYGGPTGLAELRAIFADALRVPVGQLLALGNSSLTLMHDTIAFALLHGVPGGELPWSSRPISFLAPVPGYDRHFTIAERFGIRLIPVPSDDNGPDIEAVASLLETDDSIRGMFCVPVYSNPTGAVYSEEVVRALVSLPAADDFRLIWDNAYAVHHLSDERPEPIDVLALAAEAGNPDRPLVFASTSKVTYPGAGVAFFGASPANVEWMLHNLSAQSIGPDKLNQLRHVELLRDADGLAAHMEKHRAILEPKFAAVDAAFRERLAPWGGGTWTAPSGGYFVSLDVLDGAAKRAVQLAKEAGIAVTPAGATFPYGDDPRDANIRIAPTFPPLDELTTALDGLCTAILLAEAETLLSARD, encoded by the coding sequence GTGACGTCAGCAGCCCACTCCGCCTCCGCCCTCCGGCCCTCTCCCCTGGCCGACCTCGACACCGCCGCGCTCCGCGAGGCGCACTCCGCGTTCGCCCGCGCCTACGACGACCTGAAGGCCGCCGGCCTGAAGCTCGACCTCACGCGCGGCAAGCCGTCGGCCGAGCAGCTCGACCTCTCCGACGACCTGCTGCACCTGCCTGACGGGCGCTACCGGGATGCGGCGGGCACCGACCTGCGCAACTACGGCGGACCGACGGGCCTGGCCGAGCTCCGGGCGATCTTCGCGGACGCACTCCGCGTGCCGGTCGGGCAGCTCCTGGCGCTCGGCAACTCCAGCCTGACCCTCATGCACGACACGATCGCGTTCGCGCTGCTGCACGGCGTGCCGGGCGGCGAGCTGCCGTGGAGCAGCCGCCCGATCAGCTTCCTCGCGCCCGTCCCCGGCTACGACCGGCACTTCACCATCGCCGAGCGGTTCGGCATCCGGCTCATCCCGGTGCCCTCCGACGACAACGGTCCCGACATCGAGGCGGTCGCGTCCCTGCTGGAGACGGATGACAGCATCCGCGGCATGTTCTGCGTCCCCGTCTACTCGAACCCGACCGGCGCCGTGTACTCGGAGGAGGTCGTGCGGGCGCTCGTGTCCCTGCCCGCGGCGGACGACTTCCGGCTGATCTGGGACAACGCCTACGCGGTCCACCACCTCTCCGACGAGCGGCCGGAGCCGATCGATGTGCTCGCCCTCGCCGCCGAGGCCGGAAACCCGGACCGCCCGCTCGTGTTCGCCTCCACCTCCAAGGTGACCTACCCGGGCGCCGGCGTCGCGTTCTTCGGCGCCTCCCCGGCCAACGTCGAGTGGATGCTGCACAACCTCTCCGCGCAGAGCATCGGCCCCGACAAGCTCAACCAGCTGCGGCACGTCGAGCTGCTCCGCGACGCGGACGGCCTCGCCGCGCACATGGAGAAGCACCGCGCCATCCTCGAACCGAAGTTCGCGGCGGTCGATGCGGCGTTCCGCGAGCGGCTCGCGCCGTGGGGCGGGGGCACCTGGACGGCGCCGAGCGGGGGCTACTTCGTCAGCCTCGACGTGCTCGACGGCGCCGCGAAGCGTGCCGTGCAGCTGGCCAAGGAGGCAGGGATCGCGGTCACTCCGGCCGGGGCGACCTTCCCGTACGGCGACGACCCGCGCGACGCGAACATCCGCATCGCCCCGACCTTCCCTCCGCTCGACGAGCTGACGACCGCGCTCGACGGGCTCTGCACGGCGATCCTCCTCGCCGAGGCGGAGACCCTGCTGTCCGCGCGGGACTGA
- a CDS encoding GNAT family N-acetyltransferase, whose product MAGWTVRASTEDDWQAYRALRFEMLEDAPIAFLETLDHARTHPDEHWRRRAANTSSTSRLFAAVADDGRWLGSMGGYQSAPTREPYLVGVYVTPDWRGHEHGITDALLDAVIDWARGRGDRLLLEVHEDNEPAIRSYLRRGFTFTGRTQPYPLDRTADEREMQLPLLPRSL is encoded by the coding sequence ATGGCCGGCTGGACGGTCCGCGCCAGCACGGAGGACGACTGGCAGGCGTATCGCGCGCTGCGGTTCGAGATGCTCGAGGACGCGCCGATCGCGTTCCTGGAGACGCTCGATCACGCGCGGACGCATCCGGATGAGCACTGGCGCCGGCGCGCGGCGAACACGTCGTCCACGAGCCGGCTGTTCGCCGCGGTGGCGGACGACGGTCGCTGGCTGGGCAGCATGGGCGGCTACCAGTCCGCGCCGACGCGCGAGCCGTACCTGGTCGGCGTCTACGTGACCCCGGACTGGCGCGGGCACGAGCACGGCATCACCGACGCTCTGCTGGATGCGGTGATCGACTGGGCACGCGGCCGCGGCGACCGCCTTCTGCTGGAGGTGCACGAGGACAACGAGCCCGCCATCCGCTCGTATCTGCGCCGCGGCTTCACGTTCACCGGCCGCACGCAGCCCTACCCGCTCGACCGCACGGCCGACGAGCGCGAGATGCAGCTCCCCCTCCTCCCCCGATCCCTCTGA